In a genomic window of Paraburkholderia phenazinium:
- a CDS encoding DUF892 family protein, translating into MTHLKADLMRTLRDACAMERHAEWLLRTHVAATARYPEVSARIDADLTATLANQKALAGCMERIEGTDGSDATLAALPADVAGAIETGSIAQTPEELARNLAILMAFKRYEIASYTSLIAAAEASGFFETKFTCEGILIQQVAMADWLFDCLPSTDDASTGRVRPSAGAAPRSVH; encoded by the coding sequence ATGACCCATCTTAAAGCGGACCTGATGCGCACGCTGCGGGATGCCTGTGCGATGGAACGGCATGCGGAGTGGCTTCTGCGTACCCATGTGGCCGCGACGGCACGTTATCCCGAGGTCAGCGCGCGTATCGACGCGGACCTGACGGCCACGCTCGCGAACCAGAAAGCGTTGGCGGGCTGCATGGAGCGTATCGAAGGTACCGACGGCAGCGACGCCACCCTGGCGGCGCTTCCCGCTGACGTCGCCGGCGCAATCGAAACAGGGAGCATCGCGCAAACGCCGGAAGAGTTGGCCCGCAATCTGGCCATCCTGATGGCTTTCAAGCGCTACGAGATTGCGTCTTACACCTCGCTGATTGCTGCCGCCGAAGCGAGCGGCTTCTTTGAAACCAAGTTCACCTGCGAGGGCATCCTGATTCAGCAGGTCGCCATGGCGGATTGGCTGTTTGACTGTCTGCCCTCAACCGATGACGCCTCGACGGGCCGCGTGCGCCCCTCCGCGGGCGCGGCACCTCGTTCCGTCCATTGA
- a CDS encoding HAD-IC family P-type ATPase: MTPAATTLPKDGAPNPPTAPSPGGLSSIQARHELTASGPNTMPDTSAHPLRMALEKFWAPVPWMLEAAIVLQCALGKYVEAGIIAGLLVFNAALGLLQESRAQATLAALKSRLALSASVQRDGKWSIVPAADLVPGDVVKLSLGGVVAADMRLTSGNVLLDHSMLTGESEPIEASAGVQTFAGALVRRGEAVGVVTATGARTRFGRTAELVRTAHVVSSQQKAVLLVVRNLAAFNGVVIALLIAYALFVHMPVADIVPLVLTAVLASIPVALPATFTLSAALGARALAKQGVLSTRLTAVDEAGTMDVLCADKTGTLTCNALSVTSVHAMAGFDKGHVLALAALASAEGGQDPVDTAIRTASEAGVVADAPKLVTFTAFDPAKKMSEALAMAPGGGTQRIVKGAFAVVSTLAAPSPDAVAQANTLEQQGLRVLAVAAGAPDVLQLVGLVALSDPPRADSAALVTELHELGVRAVMVTGDAPATAAIVAHAVGLDGAICPPGPIPEEVAPQAFAVFAGVMPEDKYKLVKAFQQGGHIVGMCGDGANDAPALRQAQIGIAVSTATDVAKSAAGMVLTEPGLAGIVAAVKEGRITFQRIMTYTLNSILKKIVTALLLVFGLIMTGHAVLTPLLMVILMIAGDFLAMSLTTDNVDPSPSPNAWKIGNLTIAGVVMGIALLAFCTAVLATGKFALGLGTAALQTLTFVTLVFGSQAMLYAIRQRRRMWGARPSVWLVASSATDVLIALLLAIGGIAMTALPATTVIGVLAAAVVFAVVMNAVKIPVFARLSMT; encoded by the coding sequence ATGACTCCTGCGGCCACGACCTTGCCGAAAGACGGTGCACCGAACCCGCCAACTGCGCCATCGCCCGGCGGACTGAGCAGCATTCAGGCGCGTCACGAACTGACGGCGTCCGGGCCGAATACCATGCCGGACACGTCGGCGCATCCGCTGCGCATGGCGCTCGAAAAATTCTGGGCACCGGTGCCGTGGATGCTCGAGGCTGCGATCGTGCTGCAATGCGCTCTCGGCAAGTATGTCGAGGCAGGGATCATTGCCGGGTTGCTCGTGTTTAACGCCGCGCTCGGACTGTTGCAGGAAAGCCGTGCGCAGGCGACGCTCGCGGCGCTGAAATCGCGCCTCGCGCTGAGCGCGTCGGTACAGCGCGACGGCAAGTGGTCGATTGTCCCGGCGGCCGACCTGGTGCCGGGCGATGTGGTCAAGTTGTCGCTAGGCGGCGTGGTTGCCGCCGACATGCGCCTCACGTCCGGCAACGTGCTGCTCGATCATTCGATGCTCACGGGCGAGTCGGAGCCGATCGAAGCGAGTGCCGGCGTGCAGACCTTTGCCGGTGCGCTGGTGCGGCGTGGCGAGGCGGTGGGTGTCGTGACGGCGACGGGCGCCCGAACGCGCTTCGGCCGCACGGCGGAACTGGTGCGCACCGCGCACGTGGTGAGTTCACAGCAAAAGGCCGTGCTGCTCGTGGTGCGCAATCTGGCTGCGTTCAACGGCGTGGTTATCGCGCTACTGATTGCCTATGCCCTTTTTGTGCACATGCCGGTTGCGGATATTGTGCCGCTGGTGCTGACGGCCGTGCTCGCCTCGATCCCCGTCGCGCTGCCGGCCACTTTCACGCTGTCTGCGGCACTCGGTGCGCGGGCCCTGGCGAAACAGGGGGTGCTATCCACGCGCCTGACCGCCGTGGACGAAGCCGGGACCATGGACGTGCTGTGCGCCGACAAGACCGGTACGCTGACGTGCAACGCGTTGAGCGTCACCTCCGTGCACGCCATGGCGGGTTTCGACAAAGGGCACGTGTTGGCGCTGGCGGCGCTGGCGAGCGCGGAGGGTGGACAGGACCCGGTCGACACCGCGATCCGTACGGCCTCCGAGGCCGGTGTGGTTGCGGACGCACCAAAGCTCGTCACTTTCACCGCGTTCGACCCCGCGAAGAAAATGTCCGAAGCGCTTGCCATGGCGCCGGGTGGCGGCACGCAGCGCATCGTCAAGGGCGCCTTCGCGGTCGTTTCCACCCTGGCGGCGCCGTCGCCGGATGCGGTGGCTCAAGCGAACACGCTCGAGCAACAGGGCTTGCGCGTACTCGCTGTCGCGGCGGGTGCGCCGGACGTATTGCAACTGGTCGGACTGGTTGCGCTCAGCGACCCGCCGCGGGCCGACTCGGCTGCGCTCGTCACCGAACTCCATGAGCTTGGCGTGCGCGCGGTGATGGTGACCGGCGATGCGCCCGCGACCGCCGCGATTGTCGCGCATGCTGTGGGTCTGGACGGCGCGATCTGCCCGCCCGGGCCGATTCCGGAAGAGGTGGCGCCGCAAGCGTTCGCGGTGTTTGCTGGCGTGATGCCGGAAGACAAGTACAAGCTCGTCAAGGCGTTCCAGCAGGGCGGGCATATCGTCGGCATGTGCGGCGACGGCGCCAACGACGCGCCCGCGCTGCGCCAGGCGCAAATCGGCATCGCGGTATCGACGGCAACCGATGTCGCCAAATCGGCGGCCGGCATGGTGTTGACCGAACCTGGTCTGGCCGGGATCGTTGCTGCGGTGAAGGAAGGCCGCATCACCTTCCAGCGCATCATGACCTATACGCTGAACTCGATCCTCAAGAAGATCGTAACAGCGCTGCTGCTCGTATTCGGTCTCATCATGACGGGACACGCGGTCCTGACCCCATTGCTGATGGTGATCCTGATGATTGCGGGCGACTTTCTCGCCATGTCGCTGACGACTGACAACGTGGACCCGTCGCCATCGCCGAATGCCTGGAAAATCGGCAACCTGACGATCGCCGGTGTCGTGATGGGCATTGCATTGCTGGCCTTCTGCACGGCGGTCCTCGCGACCGGCAAGTTCGCCCTGGGCCTCGGTACGGCGGCATTGCAAACCCTCACATTTGTGACGCTCGTCTTCGGCAGTCAGGCCATGCTGTACGCGATCCGGCAGCGCCGGCGCATGTGGGGCGCACGGCCGAGTGTCTGGCTGGTCGCGTCGTCGGCGACTGATGTTCTCATTGCTTTGCTGCTTGCCATCGGCGGCATCGCGATGACGGCGTTGCCCGCCACGACGGTGATAGGTGTGCTGGCCGCCGCCGTGGTCTTTGCCGTAGTGATGAACGCAGTGAAGATTCCGGTGTTCGCTCGCCTGAGCATGACTTAG
- the acs gene encoding acetate--CoA ligase, with product MLIDDVAGAVLREPPIFPPSAAFSAQAAISGMDAYRTLCAEAERDYEGFWGRLGRDALTWKKPFSTVLDESRAPFYQWFKDGELNASYNCLDRHVEAGQGTRVAVIFEADDGTVTNVTYQDLLQRVCRFANALKKRGVQKGDRVVIYMPMSVEGIVAMQACARIGATHSVVFGGFSSKSLNERLVNVGAIALVTCDEQMRGGKALPLKNIADEALAMGGCEAVKSVIVYRRTGGKVAWHDGRDVWMHELMQAESDQCAPAWVGAEHPLFILYTSGSTGTPKGVQHCTGGFLLWAAQTLKWTFDWKPSDVFWCTADIGWITGHSYIAYGPLALGATQVMFEGVPTWPNAGRFWQMIERHKVSLFYTAPTAIRSLIKLAEADIKVHPDSFDLSSLRILGTVGEPINPAAWMWYYEHVGRARCPVVDTWWQTETGGHMIAPMPGATPLVPGSCTLPLPGIMAAVVDETGQDVPDGQGGLLVIKRPWPSMLRTVWGDPERFRKGYFPDDLGGKLYLAGDGAVRDSETGYFTITGRIDDVLNVSGHRLGTMEIESALVANPLVAEAAVVGCPDETTGEIVVAFVVLKGPRPEGTEAERIANELRAWVGKEIGPIAKPKVIRFGENLPKTRSGKIMRRLLRSLAAGDEITQDVSTLENPAILDQLG from the coding sequence ATGCTAATCGATGATGTCGCTGGCGCGGTTCTTCGCGAACCGCCAATCTTCCCTCCGTCCGCTGCGTTTTCGGCGCAGGCGGCGATTTCGGGCATGGATGCCTACCGCACGCTCTGCGCCGAAGCGGAACGCGACTATGAGGGCTTCTGGGGGCGTCTGGGCCGCGACGCGCTGACGTGGAAAAAGCCGTTCTCCACGGTACTCGATGAATCGCGCGCACCGTTTTATCAGTGGTTCAAGGATGGCGAGCTCAACGCGTCGTACAACTGCCTCGATCGTCACGTCGAGGCCGGTCAGGGCACGCGCGTCGCGGTGATTTTCGAGGCCGACGACGGTACCGTGACGAACGTCACCTACCAGGATCTGCTGCAACGTGTTTGCCGCTTTGCGAATGCGCTGAAAAAGCGCGGCGTGCAAAAGGGCGACCGCGTGGTGATCTATATGCCGATGTCGGTCGAAGGCATCGTCGCGATGCAGGCCTGCGCGCGGATCGGCGCCACACATTCGGTGGTGTTCGGCGGGTTCTCGTCGAAATCGCTCAATGAGCGGCTCGTCAATGTAGGTGCGATCGCGCTGGTCACCTGCGACGAGCAGATGCGCGGCGGCAAGGCGCTACCGCTGAAAAACATTGCCGACGAAGCGCTCGCCATGGGCGGCTGCGAGGCGGTGAAGAGCGTGATCGTCTATCGGCGTACCGGCGGCAAGGTGGCCTGGCACGACGGCCGCGATGTGTGGATGCATGAGCTCATGCAGGCCGAGTCCGATCAATGCGCGCCCGCATGGGTTGGGGCCGAACATCCGCTCTTTATCCTCTACACGTCCGGCTCGACCGGCACGCCGAAGGGCGTGCAGCACTGCACCGGCGGTTTTTTGCTGTGGGCCGCGCAGACCCTGAAGTGGACCTTCGACTGGAAACCGTCGGACGTGTTCTGGTGCACCGCCGATATCGGCTGGATCACCGGACACAGCTATATCGCGTACGGTCCGCTGGCGCTTGGCGCGACCCAGGTCATGTTCGAAGGCGTACCCACCTGGCCGAACGCTGGCCGTTTCTGGCAGATGATCGAGCGCCACAAGGTGAGCCTCTTCTATACCGCGCCCACCGCAATCCGTTCGCTGATCAAGCTGGCGGAAGCCGACATCAAGGTCCACCCGGACAGCTTCGATCTGTCGAGCCTGCGCATTCTCGGCACCGTGGGCGAGCCGATCAATCCGGCGGCATGGATGTGGTACTACGAGCACGTCGGCCGTGCGCGATGCCCCGTCGTCGATACGTGGTGGCAAACCGAGACCGGCGGCCACATGATCGCGCCGATGCCGGGCGCAACGCCGCTCGTGCCCGGCTCATGCACCTTGCCCTTGCCGGGGATCATGGCGGCCGTGGTGGATGAAACAGGGCAGGATGTGCCGGACGGGCAGGGCGGCTTGCTGGTGATCAAGCGCCCGTGGCCGTCCATGCTGCGCACCGTATGGGGCGACCCTGAACGTTTCAGGAAAGGCTATTTCCCCGACGACCTCGGCGGCAAGCTGTATCTCGCCGGCGACGGCGCAGTACGCGATAGCGAAACCGGCTACTTCACCATCACAGGACGCATTGACGACGTGCTTAACGTGTCGGGCCACCGGCTGGGCACGATGGAAATCGAATCGGCTCTGGTGGCCAATCCGCTCGTCGCCGAAGCGGCCGTGGTGGGTTGCCCGGACGAAACCACCGGCGAAATTGTCGTCGCCTTCGTGGTCCTGAAGGGGCCTCGCCCAGAAGGGACGGAAGCCGAGAGGATTGCCAACGAATTGCGCGCCTGGGTGGGCAAGGAGATTGGACCGATCGCGAAGCCGAAAGTGATCCGCTTCGGCGAGAACCTGCCGAAGACGCGCTCCGGAAAAATCATGCGCCGCTTGCTGCGTTCGCTGGCAGCGGGCGATGAGATCACCCAGGACGTCTCGACACTCGAAAATCCCGCGATTCTCGATCAGTTGGGCTAA